In a genomic window of Hyphomonas sp.:
- a CDS encoding AAA family ATPase, translating to MASAQQLIGLVKSHAEGDSDRFFDLAMQLSAIEEQKGHKRLAEQLRQWAEAGQKVPASRRPEVTPIATPRGDLGQFLAASYPSERLNDVILPSRIEDELAHIVIETRMREKLEAKGLKPRRRVLLSGPPGTGKTLSASALAGELQYPLFSVMLHGLITKFMGETAQKLKMVFDAIKTTRGVYLFDEIDALAASRGNDNDVGEARRVLNSFLQFLDEDTGPSIVIATTNLPEILDRAVLRRFDIVLPYQLPDGPSIKSALERRLIGFSTSRMAWKRVIDAALGLSTADVVAAAEDAARRAVLADSGKIATQDLINALERRRSLQGIGTDDNGTKTSTFSSARSGKSSPVQSEGRGRNKKTK from the coding sequence ATGGCATCCGCTCAGCAACTCATCGGCCTCGTAAAGAGCCACGCAGAAGGTGATTCAGATCGATTTTTTGATCTGGCAATGCAGCTTTCTGCAATCGAGGAGCAAAAGGGGCACAAACGTTTAGCGGAACAGCTTCGACAGTGGGCCGAAGCTGGCCAAAAGGTACCGGCGAGCCGCAGACCTGAGGTTACGCCAATTGCCACGCCGCGTGGTGATTTAGGTCAGTTTCTAGCAGCGTCGTATCCTTCTGAACGGCTAAACGATGTGATTCTACCTTCAAGAATAGAAGATGAACTTGCACACATAGTAATAGAAACTCGGATGCGGGAAAAGCTTGAAGCAAAGGGCCTCAAGCCTCGGCGACGCGTTTTGCTTTCTGGCCCACCAGGAACCGGCAAAACTTTGAGTGCTTCGGCTTTGGCTGGCGAACTTCAGTACCCGCTGTTTTCTGTGATGTTACACGGCCTCATCACGAAATTTATGGGTGAGACTGCTCAAAAACTCAAAATGGTGTTCGACGCCATCAAAACCACACGCGGCGTGTATTTATTCGACGAAATCGACGCGCTTGCGGCATCTCGCGGCAACGACAACGACGTAGGAGAGGCCCGCCGAGTCCTAAATTCTTTCCTCCAGTTTCTGGATGAAGACACTGGCCCATCTATTGTCATCGCTACGACAAATCTTCCTGAAATACTGGATCGTGCCGTTTTACGCCGCTTCGATATCGTACTGCCATATCAATTGCCGGATGGGCCTTCGATCAAAAGCGCACTCGAGCGTCGTCTCATCGGATTTTCGACTTCTCGAATGGCTTGGAAGCGAGTGATAGATGCTGCGCTGGGGCTATCGACAGCTGATGTTGTAGCAGCTGCTGAAGACGCGGCCCGCCGTGCGGTGCTTGCCGACTCGGGTAAAATTGCGACACAGGATTTGATCAATGCTCTCGAACGACGTCGGTCGCTGCAAGGAATAGGGACTGACGACAATGGTACGAAAACTTCGACATTTTCATCTGCGCGATCTGGGAAGAGCTCGCCCGTTCAAAGCGAAGGGCGGGGGCGGAACAAAAAGACCAAGTGA
- a CDS encoding phosphoenolpyruvate carboxylase, giving the protein MTTPKTLEAAQLFLREQASRIEIDPLTNSVFALAQTLFRDLEAGRTKLSDLSKLADEVHLDLIEGRAERFRVQHAGGKAKSAWEQLTADLDALAADGFDAFKARVEQATGGIVFTGHPTFALSKDLRTALADHVVSATKTSRTAVMRQIRADSRPWNQAISLKGEHDEVQAAIAHAADAQLVYARTLMAVARKAFPDDWRSLKIQVPTIACWVGYDLDGRADIHWSQSLTFRLTEKAVQLGRYAQQLEAISGSQKIGPLAKLTQRLKAAAEETANHAALFAADLTDPAHLVPAANALTDHTTRTLLDATDITDVLDSVIATADDSLAVELMAIRAQVDALQLGTARIHLRVNAAQVRTVINRDLGLQTEDRELGRVALAELAQKARKSKPVQVNFADLFLEQSTARRQFMMCAQILKHIDSGSVIRFLIAESENPATVMGALYLARQYGVDDKLDISPLFETPEALETGGRFIERLLEEPEFLAYVKQRGYLSIQLGFSDAGRFIGQVAADMAIERIHNLIARALAAKGADVDLLIFNTHGESMGRGAWPGSFEQRFDHLLTPWTRGGARARGLQLRHEVSFQGGDGFLHFANPALAETTMAAWCRHALSDPEDRTQDPFYTRTDLVWDFYRSLRAWQERLFVNPDYGRLLGAFSSGLTVKAGSRPKRRAAGPVGPRSLRAISHNATLQQLSIPVNVAAGIGSSLQREMERLVDLIDESPRMKSLILLATRARVLTSLPALRAYARVYDPGVWVAHSKLADAEKANAYRAVYYALRNTETAVSMNQIANYLSVDLGKFDRLLAQLQNAPSIEQRHEGRLDLHVLHAVRQALIMKAFSIVGGLPRLSERHDASSRDLVEMVAELRISEAVDLLRKIFPPSRDQDTPLAALTEPGHEAKPQASYGYDRIHKEVIGPLDEIDRTLHGISLAVTHAYGAFG; this is encoded by the coding sequence ATGACGACTCCCAAGACCCTCGAAGCCGCCCAACTCTTCCTGCGTGAGCAGGCCTCCCGGATCGAGATCGACCCGCTGACCAATTCCGTGTTTGCCCTGGCGCAGACCCTGTTCCGAGACCTGGAGGCGGGCCGCACCAAACTGTCCGATCTGTCCAAGCTGGCCGACGAGGTTCATCTGGACCTGATCGAAGGGCGCGCCGAGCGGTTTCGCGTCCAGCATGCAGGCGGCAAGGCCAAATCTGCCTGGGAACAGCTGACAGCCGATCTGGATGCGTTGGCGGCGGACGGGTTCGATGCGTTCAAGGCCCGGGTCGAACAGGCCACCGGCGGCATCGTCTTCACCGGACACCCGACCTTTGCCCTGTCCAAGGATTTGCGCACGGCGCTGGCTGACCATGTGGTGAGCGCGACGAAGACGAGCCGGACGGCCGTGATGCGCCAGATTCGAGCTGACTCCCGGCCCTGGAACCAGGCCATCAGCCTGAAAGGCGAGCATGATGAAGTGCAGGCCGCCATCGCGCACGCCGCCGATGCGCAGCTGGTCTATGCCCGCACGCTGATGGCCGTTGCGCGCAAGGCGTTCCCCGATGACTGGCGCAGCCTGAAAATTCAGGTGCCCACCATCGCCTGTTGGGTGGGCTATGATCTTGATGGCCGGGCCGATATTCACTGGTCGCAATCCCTGACGTTCCGCCTGACCGAAAAGGCGGTGCAACTGGGCCGCTATGCCCAGCAGCTGGAAGCGATCAGCGGCAGCCAGAAGATCGGCCCGCTGGCCAAGCTGACCCAGCGCCTGAAGGCGGCCGCCGAAGAAACTGCCAACCATGCCGCCCTGTTCGCGGCAGACCTGACCGATCCGGCCCATCTGGTGCCGGCCGCAAATGCCCTGACCGATCACACGACCCGCACATTGCTGGATGCCACCGATATTACCGACGTGCTGGACAGCGTGATCGCCACGGCCGATGACAGCCTGGCCGTGGAACTGATGGCGATCCGCGCGCAGGTCGACGCGCTGCAGCTGGGCACGGCGCGCATTCACCTGCGCGTCAACGCGGCGCAGGTCCGCACCGTGATTAACCGGGACCTTGGCCTTCAGACGGAAGACCGGGAACTTGGCCGCGTGGCTCTGGCCGAGCTGGCGCAGAAGGCCCGCAAGTCGAAACCCGTGCAGGTCAATTTCGCAGACCTGTTCCTGGAGCAGTCGACGGCGCGGCGGCAATTCATGATGTGCGCGCAGATCCTGAAGCACATCGATTCCGGATCTGTCATCCGCTTCCTGATTGCCGAGAGCGAGAACCCGGCGACGGTGATGGGCGCGCTCTATCTGGCGCGGCAATACGGTGTCGACGACAAGCTGGACATCTCTCCCCTGTTCGAAACGCCGGAAGCGCTGGAAACAGGGGGCCGCTTCATTGAGCGGCTTCTGGAAGAACCGGAATTCCTCGCCTATGTGAAACAGCGCGGCTATCTGTCGATCCAGCTCGGATTCTCCGACGCCGGACGGTTCATTGGGCAGGTTGCCGCCGACATGGCCATCGAGCGCATCCACAATCTCATCGCACGGGCGCTGGCCGCCAAGGGCGCAGACGTCGACCTTCTGATCTTCAACACGCATGGCGAGAGCATGGGCCGTGGCGCCTGGCCGGGCAGTTTCGAACAGCGGTTTGATCATCTGCTGACGCCCTGGACGCGGGGCGGTGCGCGGGCCCGCGGGCTGCAGCTGCGCCATGAAGTCAGCTTTCAGGGCGGGGACGGTTTCCTGCATTTTGCCAATCCGGCCCTTGCCGAAACAACGATGGCGGCCTGGTGCCGTCACGCCCTGTCGGACCCGGAGGACCGGACGCAGGACCCGTTCTATACGCGCACGGACCTGGTGTGGGATTTCTATCGCTCGCTGCGCGCCTGGCAGGAACGCCTGTTCGTCAATCCCGATTATGGCCGCCTGCTCGGCGCCTTTTCCAGCGGACTGACCGTCAAGGCCGGGTCCCGCCCGAAACGCCGCGCGGCAGGCCCCGTCGGGCCGCGCTCCCTGCGCGCGATCTCGCACAATGCGACGCTGCAGCAGCTGAGCATTCCGGTGAATGTGGCGGCGGGAATCGGCTCCTCGCTGCAGCGCGAGATGGAGCGACTGGTCGATCTGATCGATGAAAGCCCCCGCATGAAAAGCCTGATCCTGCTGGCGACCCGGGCGCGGGTGCTGACGAGCCTGCCGGCGCTGCGCGCTTATGCCAGAGTGTATGATCCGGGGGTCTGGGTGGCGCATTCGAAGCTGGCCGATGCGGAAAAGGCGAATGCCTATCGCGCCGTCTATTACGCCCTGCGCAATACAGAGACGGCTGTCTCGATGAACCAGATCGCCAACTATCTGTCCGTCGACCTGGGCAAGTTCGACCGATTGCTGGCGCAACTTCAGAATGCCCCTTCCATCGAACAGCGCCATGAAGGCCGCCTGGACCTGCATGTGCTGCACGCGGTGCGCCAGGCCCTGATCATGAAGGCCTTCTCGATTGTCGGCGGCCTGCCCCGCCTGTCGGAGCGGCATGATGCCAGCAGCCGAGACCTTGTGGAAATGGTTGCCGAGTTGCGGATTTCAGAAGCGGTCGACCTGTTGCGGAAAATCTTCCCGCCCTCCCGGGACCAGGACACGCCGCTGGCGGCGCTGACCGAACCGGGCCATGAGGCCAAGCCGCAGGCCAGCTATGGCTATGACCGGATCCACAAGGAAGTGATCGGCCCGCTGGACGAGATCGACCGCACCCTGCACGGAATCAGCCTGGCCGTCACGCACGCCTATGGCGCGTTCGGATAG
- a CDS encoding RNA methyltransferase, translating into MARNHSKRRKAHDSADNARRGPSRPPRRGGKSRDAGGAEGGPLWIWGTHAVAAALANPARTCHELLATENAAQRLPASALQPVIVSAKDIDSRLPEGAVHQGVAVKVDPLEPVALEDLIDAGVSHIAVLDQVSDPHNLGAVYRSAAAFGFGGLVLQTRNAPNVTGVAAKAAVGAIETVQEARVVNIARALEQLADAGYHTVGLAGEGQRLIADAVDGAPKLAIVLGAEGPGIRPAVAKACAELARIPIAPEMESLNVSNAAAVAFYESSRNRFPLS; encoded by the coding sequence ATGGCGCGCAACCATTCTAAACGGCGAAAAGCACACGACAGCGCAGATAATGCACGTCGCGGCCCGTCCCGCCCGCCCCGGCGCGGGGGAAAATCGCGCGATGCCGGTGGCGCCGAGGGCGGCCCGCTCTGGATATGGGGCACGCATGCGGTTGCTGCCGCGCTGGCAAACCCGGCGCGCACCTGTCACGAGCTGCTGGCGACCGAGAATGCGGCCCAGCGCCTGCCCGCCAGCGCACTGCAGCCAGTCATCGTTTCGGCGAAGGATATTGATTCGCGCCTGCCGGAGGGCGCGGTGCACCAGGGCGTGGCCGTGAAGGTGGATCCGCTGGAACCGGTCGCGCTGGAAGACCTGATCGATGCGGGTGTCAGCCATATCGCCGTGCTGGACCAGGTGTCCGACCCGCACAATCTGGGCGCGGTGTACCGGTCTGCGGCCGCGTTCGGCTTTGGCGGGCTGGTGCTGCAGACGCGCAATGCGCCGAATGTGACGGGGGTGGCGGCGAAGGCCGCCGTCGGCGCGATCGAAACGGTGCAGGAAGCCCGCGTGGTGAACATTGCCCGCGCGCTGGAGCAGCTGGCCGATGCGGGCTATCACACGGTCGGCCTGGCGGGCGAAGGCCAGCGGTTGATCGCGGACGCGGTGGACGGCGCGCCGAAGCTGGCCATCGTGCTGGGCGCCGAGGGTCCCGGCATCCGCCCGGCCGTCGCGAAGGCCTGCGCCGAGCTGGCCCGCATTCCGATTGCCCCGGAAATGGAGAGCCTGAACGTCTCGAACGCAGCGGCAGTCGCCTTCTATGAAAGCAGCCGTAATCGTTTCCCCCTGTCATAA
- a CDS encoding integrase arm-type DNA-binding domain-containing protein, translating into MPLTDLKIRSLKPEDKPRRYTDGGNLFVEVRPNGSKLWRYAYKFDGKQKLMALGPYPDISLAKAREKRTEARALLLDGIDPMLQAKVDKLEQKALTEDTFSALAAELLDKNRREGLAETTLSKKAWLIGIANADLADLPVTQIKPTHVLVPLRKVEAEGNYETARRLRAVISQVFRYAVATARCEHDPTAGLRGALITPKVTHRPAIVDRDKFAGLIRAIWSYDGAIETKAGLQLMALLYPRPGELRLSTWDEYDLKKRTWTIPAARTKMRREHRKPLPGAAVDILKRLHTITGNEPYVFVSQLSRGKPISENTLNGSLRRLGYKKDEMTSHGFRASASSLLNESNKWHPDAIEAELAHMGADQVRKAYHRATYWDQRVEMAEWWAGEVLGFVN; encoded by the coding sequence ATGCCCCTAACTGACCTGAAAATTCGAAGCCTTAAGCCCGAAGACAAGCCGCGCCGTTACACTGATGGCGGCAATCTGTTTGTCGAAGTGCGCCCCAATGGCTCCAAGCTCTGGCGCTATGCCTACAAGTTCGACGGCAAACAAAAGCTGATGGCGCTCGGCCCTTATCCGGACATCTCGCTCGCCAAGGCCCGCGAGAAGCGCACCGAAGCACGCGCCTTGCTACTAGATGGTATCGACCCCATGCTGCAGGCCAAGGTCGACAAGCTTGAACAGAAGGCGCTGACCGAAGACACCTTCTCCGCGCTCGCCGCCGAACTGCTTGACAAGAACCGCCGCGAGGGCCTTGCTGAAACCACCCTGTCAAAGAAGGCATGGCTGATTGGCATCGCCAATGCCGACCTTGCCGACCTGCCCGTCACGCAGATCAAGCCGACCCATGTCCTCGTCCCGCTTCGCAAGGTGGAGGCGGAAGGCAATTACGAAACTGCTCGCCGCCTGCGCGCCGTGATTTCTCAGGTCTTCCGTTATGCCGTCGCCACCGCCCGCTGTGAGCATGATCCGACCGCTGGCCTGCGCGGCGCGCTAATCACGCCGAAGGTCACTCATCGCCCCGCAATCGTGGACCGGGACAAGTTCGCAGGCCTCATTCGCGCGATCTGGTCCTATGACGGCGCGATCGAGACCAAAGCGGGCTTGCAGCTCATGGCCCTGCTTTATCCTAGGCCGGGCGAGTTGCGCCTCTCCACATGGGACGAATACGACCTCAAGAAGCGCACCTGGACCATTCCCGCCGCGCGTACCAAGATGCGCCGCGAACACAGAAAGCCCCTGCCGGGCGCAGCGGTGGACATCCTGAAGCGCCTCCACACCATCACCGGCAACGAGCCTTACGTCTTCGTCTCGCAGCTCTCACGCGGCAAGCCGATCAGCGAGAACACGCTCAACGGCTCGCTGCGCCGTCTCGGCTACAAAAAGGACGAAATGACCTCCCACGGCTTTCGCGCCAGCGCCTCAAGCCTGCTCAACGAAAGCAACAAATGGCACCCCGACGCCATCGAAGCCGAACTCGCCCACATGGGCGCCGACCAGGTCCGCAAAGCCTACCACCGCGCAACGTATTGGGATCAGCGCGTCGAAATGGCCGAATGGTGGGCGGGCGAGGTGCTGGGCTTCGTAAATTGA
- a CDS encoding S8 family serine peptidase, which produces MLPDIEVANLPGVYLEFTSRPNERLKRDSLDASDLKLLRIGSGAGDGANQEQATVFATAKGIEKLRKKVDQFRTEDTPEREKNGQLIPGRPKNADLVQSVEAITEAGLRALWRSPADNFPNDEQATNWEVWLEPSTAEQFVQRAEEHGVSVGQQRLLFPEDVVVIANGTRNSLATAIRRIGGVRALAAPTVTADFFDAMDVDEQAQWVGELLQRTNFHPNADTGYVTLMDTGVSRAHPLVQPALAAADRYAANFAWGVEDVRGHGTQMAGLALYGDLTPNLNQNGPVAVSNRLESVKLLPDAGANPHHLLGAVTRDGVDVVEQTHPRRRTFTLATTTGEDTPHDGAPTSWSSEIDQLSAGVSGQRRIKRLILVSAGNTDNFSFGAGNYLSTCDHEDNEIESPAQAWNAIAVGAYTEKTQLPADEQAKPVAPFGDLSPASRTASWSSIWPLKPDVVLEGGNWALSAAPPPMRHGWLSLLTTHHNYPTRSFAFSHDTSAATALAAKSITELWSDYPELWPETVRALYVSSARWNQQMKSHLPAAPQKGDFASLFKRYGYGIPDLSRARRSASNALTLIVEDAITPYGLSEKTGGDVHNEMKLFTLPWPVEELRKLGNTEITLRVALSSFVAPNPSEASRGSKYRYASHNLRFKLNRADENADRFIARISKIADNPEGPQSIEDDLWEFGSNRRDVGSLHIDQLTCRASDLARRNLIAVHPVTGWWKSKVLLKDSLPEVRFSLVVEIDAEHVETELYVEVQAAIDAAVAARAAIAV; this is translated from the coding sequence TTGCTTCCAGATATAGAAGTCGCCAACCTGCCAGGAGTTTATCTTGAGTTTACGTCACGCCCCAACGAGCGCCTAAAAAGGGATAGCCTCGACGCCAGCGATCTTAAGCTTCTTCGCATTGGAAGCGGCGCGGGCGACGGCGCAAATCAGGAGCAGGCTACAGTATTTGCGACTGCCAAAGGCATCGAAAAGCTCCGAAAAAAAGTTGATCAGTTTCGAACCGAGGACACTCCTGAAAGAGAGAAGAATGGCCAACTCATTCCTGGCCGTCCAAAAAATGCAGATCTTGTTCAAAGCGTTGAAGCAATTACGGAAGCCGGACTACGTGCATTGTGGCGCAGTCCAGCCGACAACTTCCCCAACGATGAGCAGGCAACAAACTGGGAAGTGTGGTTGGAGCCCTCAACCGCAGAACAATTCGTTCAGCGAGCTGAGGAACATGGCGTCTCCGTTGGCCAACAACGCCTCCTTTTCCCTGAAGATGTAGTTGTCATCGCCAATGGAACTCGCAATTCTCTCGCCACTGCCATTCGACGGATTGGCGGCGTACGAGCGTTAGCGGCTCCCACCGTTACAGCCGATTTCTTCGACGCAATGGACGTTGATGAGCAAGCTCAGTGGGTAGGCGAACTTCTTCAAAGGACAAATTTTCATCCGAACGCGGATACTGGATATGTTACCCTTATGGACACGGGTGTCAGCCGGGCGCATCCACTAGTTCAACCAGCACTAGCCGCGGCTGATCGGTACGCTGCCAACTTTGCTTGGGGCGTGGAAGATGTTCGGGGACACGGCACACAGATGGCGGGTTTGGCGCTGTATGGCGATCTGACGCCTAACCTGAATCAGAATGGTCCCGTTGCAGTAAGCAATAGACTAGAATCGGTAAAGCTATTGCCAGATGCGGGTGCAAACCCTCATCATCTGTTGGGCGCCGTCACTCGGGACGGGGTGGATGTTGTTGAGCAGACGCATCCGCGCCGTCGCACTTTCACTTTGGCTACAACTACTGGAGAAGACACGCCCCATGATGGCGCACCCACCTCTTGGTCCAGTGAAATTGACCAACTCTCTGCCGGGGTGTCGGGTCAACGCCGCATAAAGCGCCTGATTTTGGTATCAGCAGGCAATACCGATAATTTTTCGTTTGGGGCGGGGAATTACCTAAGCACATGCGATCATGAAGATAACGAAATCGAGTCGCCGGCCCAAGCATGGAACGCCATTGCCGTCGGCGCGTACACCGAGAAAACGCAGTTACCAGCCGACGAGCAAGCCAAACCGGTTGCGCCATTTGGCGATCTTTCGCCTGCTTCTCGCACTGCGTCTTGGTCTTCCATTTGGCCCTTAAAGCCTGACGTAGTGCTTGAAGGTGGAAACTGGGCTTTAAGCGCCGCCCCCCCACCGATGCGTCATGGGTGGTTGTCGCTTCTAACGACGCACCACAATTATCCAACTCGGTCATTCGCATTTAGTCATGATACCAGTGCCGCGACGGCTTTGGCGGCGAAAAGCATAACCGAACTCTGGTCTGATTATCCTGAATTATGGCCAGAAACCGTTCGCGCTCTGTATGTATCATCGGCTCGTTGGAATCAGCAGATGAAATCTCATCTGCCTGCAGCACCTCAGAAGGGCGACTTCGCGTCTTTGTTCAAACGCTATGGTTATGGCATTCCGGACCTTAGTCGAGCACGGCGAAGCGCATCAAACGCACTAACGTTGATCGTCGAAGATGCCATCACGCCCTATGGCCTGTCAGAAAAAACTGGCGGTGATGTTCACAACGAAATGAAACTATTCACGTTACCTTGGCCCGTTGAAGAGTTGCGCAAGCTCGGAAACACAGAGATTACACTTCGTGTGGCCCTGAGTAGTTTCGTCGCCCCCAATCCATCTGAGGCATCACGCGGTTCGAAGTATCGCTATGCGTCGCACAATCTTCGTTTCAAGTTGAATCGCGCCGACGAGAACGCAGACAGGTTCATAGCCAGAATTAGTAAGATTGCTGACAATCCAGAAGGACCGCAGAGTATAGAAGACGATCTTTGGGAGTTCGGTTCCAACCGTCGCGATGTCGGGTCACTTCACATCGACCAACTGACTTGCCGAGCCTCTGACCTAGCCCGCCGAAATCTCATCGCGGTGCACCCTGTGACCGGCTGGTGGAAATCCAAAGTTTTGCTTAAAGACAGCCTCCCGGAAGTCCGCTTTTCGTTGGTGGTCGAAATTGATGCCGAGCACGTCGAAACCGAGCTCTACGTCGAAGTGCAGGCGGCTATTGACGCTGCTGTTGCGGCTCGCGCAGCAATCGCAGTTTGA
- a CDS encoding aspartyl protease family protein produces MGGNSVARALRPDLVRQGIVLILLLIACLWPAPAFANAKDQHTIPFEMDSQDRIITELSFHNGVTASAIIDTAATLPMIGGATARSAGLAVIPGEETFVEVLGLGGPETFPLIDLPRLGAGSVKLVEVPAALDAKIAVSGVRNVLPMSAMTGDVVDFDFDRLQVTSYNRRPAGRMREILCKRPMVVRNGLYFVAVKINGRRGLALIDTGSTITYMNSTFAAQAGTAVNEAETKRLLGITGEEYDMHVANISRFELDEVKMNGFNMVVSDPALFDHLGMADEPVMILGMDFLSQFRVQIDRKNNLLYLRIRHSTAKKCQVCMEMQTYRRR; encoded by the coding sequence ATGGGAGGAAACTCGGTTGCACGGGCCTTGCGGCCCGATCTTGTCCGGCAGGGTATCGTGTTGATCCTGTTGCTGATCGCCTGCCTGTGGCCAGCGCCTGCCTTCGCCAATGCCAAGGACCAGCACACCATCCCGTTCGAAATGGATTCGCAGGACCGGATCATCACCGAACTGTCCTTTCACAATGGCGTCACGGCCTCCGCAATCATCGATACAGCCGCAACCCTGCCCATGATCGGCGGCGCAACGGCACGCTCTGCCGGGCTCGCGGTCATTCCGGGCGAGGAGACCTTTGTGGAAGTGCTGGGCCTCGGCGGGCCGGAAACCTTTCCCCTGATCGATCTGCCGCGCCTCGGGGCCGGATCGGTGAAACTGGTCGAGGTGCCGGCGGCGCTCGACGCCAAGATCGCGGTCAGCGGGGTGCGCAATGTCCTGCCCATGAGTGCCATGACCGGGGATGTGGTGGATTTCGATTTCGACCGGCTGCAGGTCACGTCCTACAATCGGCGCCCGGCGGGACGCATGCGGGAAATCCTCTGCAAGCGGCCGATGGTGGTGCGCAACGGCCTCTACTTCGTTGCCGTGAAGATCAATGGCCGCCGCGGGCTCGCCCTGATCGATACCGGATCGACAATCACCTACATGAATTCCACCTTCGCGGCGCAAGCCGGTACGGCCGTGAACGAAGCGGAGACCAAGCGCCTTCTCGGCATCACCGGCGAAGAGTATGACATGCACGTCGCCAACATTTCCCGCTTCGAGCTGGACGAGGTGAAAATGAACGGGTTCAACATGGTCGTCTCCGATCCCGCACTGTTCGATCATCTGGGTATGGCAGATGAGCCGGTCATGATCCTGGGTATGGATTTCCTGTCACAATTCCGGGTGCAGATCGATCGCAAGAACAATCTGCTCTATCTGCGCATTCGCCACAGCACCGCGAAAAAGTGTCAGGTCTGCATGGAAATGCAAACTTACCGCCGCCGGTGA